From a region of the Nitrospinota bacterium genome:
- a CDS encoding roadblock/LC7 domain-containing protein, with protein MSSLKSILKVLCGSEGVKGAIMITKDGMVIETNLDPKFDAETLAAFMSQIYVTITNSLAGLGQKEFTRYVMQSNQAKIFLMDLGKSALITITDVDTDQGKVNVAFFQAANEIKKTGRIDV; from the coding sequence ATGAGTTCGCTCAAGTCCATCCTCAAGGTCCTGTGCGGTTCCGAAGGCGTGAAGGGCGCCATCATGATAACCAAGGACGGGATGGTGATAGAGACCAACCTGGACCCGAAGTTCGACGCGGAGACGCTGGCGGCGTTCATGTCTCAAATATACGTGACCATAACAAATTCTCTGGCCGGGCTTGGGCAGAAGGAATTCACGCGGTACGTGATGCAGTCCAACCAGGCTAAAATATTCCTTATGGACTTGGGCAAATCCGCGCTTATAACCATAACGGACGTGGACACCGACCAGGGGAAGGTGAACGTGGCTTTTTTCCAGGCGGCCAACGAGATAAAGAAAACGGGGCGTATAGATGTATAA